The Bos indicus x Bos taurus breed Angus x Brahman F1 hybrid chromosome 10, Bos_hybrid_MaternalHap_v2.0, whole genome shotgun sequence genome has a segment encoding these proteins:
- the CCDC32 gene encoding coiled-coil domain-containing protein 32 isoform X1 yields the protein MKMFESIDSTTTRSGPDLWAEICSCLPHPDQEDSASNAFSDSFMDSYPAGTGQREAPHFAAQPAVKPWAPLQDSEVYLASLEKKLRRIKGLNQEVTSKDMLRTLAQAKKECWDRFLQEKLASEFFVDGLDSDESTLEHFKRWLQPDKVAISTEEVQYLIPPESQVEKPAPGDEPTAAEQ from the exons atgaaaatgtttgaaagcATTGACTCTACAACCACAAGATCTGGCCCAGATCTTTGGGCTGAAATCTGTTCCTGCCTGCCACATCCTGACCAAGAGGACAGTGCCAGCAATGCCTTCTCAGACTCCTTTATGGATTCTTACCCTGCAGGCACAGGCCAGAGGGAGGCCCCACACTTTGCTGCACAGCCAGCTGTAAAGCCTTGGGCTCCCTTGCAGGATTCAGAAGTGTATTTAGCATCTTTAG AGAAGAAACTGAGAAGAATCAAAGGTTTAAATCAGGAAGTGACTTCGAAGGACATGCTTCGAACCCTGGCCCAAGCAAAGAAGGAATGCTGGGACCGGTTCCTCCAGGAGAAGTTAGCATCTGAGTTCTTTGTGGATGGACTTGATTCTGATGAGAG CACCTTGGAACATTTCAAGAGGTGGCTCCAGCCAGATAAGGTAGCCATCAGTACAGAGGAGGTCCAGTATCTGATTCCTCCAGAGTCACAGGTTGAGAAGCCAGCGCCTGGGGACGAGCCAACAGCAGCAGAACAATAA
- the CCDC32 gene encoding coiled-coil domain-containing protein 32 isoform X3: MKMFESIDSTTTRSGPDLWAEICSCLPHPDQEDSASNAFSDSFMDSYPAGTGQREAPHFAAQPAVKPWAPLQDSEVYLASLEKKLRRIKGLNQEVTSKDMLRTLAQAKKECWDRFLQEKLASEFFVDGLDSDESKLTQTQKMKTHRFLSH; the protein is encoded by the exons atgaaaatgtttgaaagcATTGACTCTACAACCACAAGATCTGGCCCAGATCTTTGGGCTGAAATCTGTTCCTGCCTGCCACATCCTGACCAAGAGGACAGTGCCAGCAATGCCTTCTCAGACTCCTTTATGGATTCTTACCCTGCAGGCACAGGCCAGAGGGAGGCCCCACACTTTGCTGCACAGCCAGCTGTAAAGCCTTGGGCTCCCTTGCAGGATTCAGAAGTGTATTTAGCATCTTTAG AGAAGAAACTGAGAAGAATCAAAGGTTTAAATCAGGAAGTGACTTCGAAGGACATGCTTCGAACCCTGGCCCAAGCAAAGAAGGAATGCTGGGACCGGTTCCTCCAGGAGAAGTTAGCATCTGAGTTCTTTGTGGATGGACTTGATTCTGATGAGAG taaactGACCCAAACACAAAAGATGAAGACGCACCGATTCCTGAGCCACTAA
- the CCDC32 gene encoding coiled-coil domain-containing protein 32 isoform X2, which translates to MKMFESIDSTTTRSGPDLWAEICSCLPHPDQEDSASNAFSDSFMDSYPAGTGQREAPHFAAQPAVKPWAPLQDSEVYLASLEKKLRRIKGLNQEVTSKDMLRTLAQAKKECWDRFLQEKLASEFFVDGLDSDERLNRVENKPPSSFLSTHCT; encoded by the exons atgaaaatgtttgaaagcATTGACTCTACAACCACAAGATCTGGCCCAGATCTTTGGGCTGAAATCTGTTCCTGCCTGCCACATCCTGACCAAGAGGACAGTGCCAGCAATGCCTTCTCAGACTCCTTTATGGATTCTTACCCTGCAGGCACAGGCCAGAGGGAGGCCCCACACTTTGCTGCACAGCCAGCTGTAAAGCCTTGGGCTCCCTTGCAGGATTCAGAAGTGTATTTAGCATCTTTAG AGAAGAAACTGAGAAGAATCAAAGGTTTAAATCAGGAAGTGACTTCGAAGGACATGCTTCGAACCCTGGCCCAAGCAAAGAAGGAATGCTGGGACCGGTTCCTCCAGGAGAAGTTAGCATCTGAGTTCTTTGTGGATGGACTTGATTCTGATGAGAG GTTGAACAGAGTTGAGAATAAACCACCGTCTTCATTTTTAAGTACACACTGCACTTGA